The following proteins are encoded in a genomic region of Phycisphaerales bacterium:
- a CDS encoding glycosyltransferase, producing MRICMLNWPMVFEGARKGGIAGYMQALALELTARGHRVSTIASGTTYTPARRNKPRHKDRPSPCAPRRHPDWFGVGVYEIVNSPVLAPSLLQLNGPLAEVRSPELEAVFEKVLKDIRPDVLHVQSMEGFSLGCLDAARRLGCRVVYSLHNYHPLCPQVYLMQGHRTVCTDYDGGRACTGCVPAPDPEHERGRRAAAHPDEPPPFEAPSPEDQPEPRRVPLPVLPVELGETPASIDPADDPRGMSALLRSWHEPRRWCTPEDPTWQPFDNVPRAEPLHRGAPTDYGTRRAAFIEQLNKCDAVHAVSSFVAGKFVAHGVQPERVKTITIGTIANHLREHNAELAFDPPPRERVDARPLRLVFVGVNHWYKGLSMLADSLEMMTPDALSRVALSVFAAGGKTIEYRFRRLEPRLASLRYGYEYGPQDLPWMCGGMDVGVVPSVWWDNGPQTVLEMQASGLPVIGAEAGGIPDFVRHESNGLLFTANDRFALAATIARCVNEPALVARLRSNVRPPKTMAQHAQEMEPLYVEQSAAGGVS from the coding sequence GTGCGCATCTGCATGCTCAACTGGCCCATGGTCTTCGAGGGCGCCCGCAAGGGCGGCATCGCCGGCTACATGCAGGCCCTGGCCCTGGAGCTCACCGCCCGCGGCCACCGCGTCAGCACAATCGCCAGCGGCACCACCTACACCCCCGCCAGGCGGAACAAGCCACGCCACAAGGACCGCCCCAGCCCGTGCGCCCCGCGCCGCCACCCCGACTGGTTCGGCGTGGGCGTCTACGAGATCGTGAACAGCCCGGTGCTCGCCCCCAGCCTGCTGCAACTCAACGGCCCGCTCGCCGAGGTGCGCAGCCCCGAGCTCGAGGCCGTGTTCGAGAAGGTCCTCAAGGACATCCGGCCCGACGTGCTGCACGTGCAGTCGATGGAGGGCTTCAGCCTCGGCTGCCTGGACGCCGCCCGCCGCCTGGGCTGCCGCGTGGTCTACAGCCTGCACAACTACCATCCCCTGTGCCCGCAGGTCTACCTGATGCAGGGCCACCGCACCGTGTGCACCGACTACGACGGCGGCCGGGCCTGCACCGGCTGCGTGCCCGCGCCCGACCCCGAGCACGAGCGCGGCCGCCGGGCCGCGGCCCACCCCGACGAGCCGCCGCCCTTCGAGGCGCCGTCGCCCGAGGATCAGCCCGAGCCCAGGCGCGTGCCGCTTCCCGTGCTGCCCGTCGAGCTTGGCGAAACGCCCGCGAGCATCGACCCCGCCGACGACCCGCGCGGCATGAGCGCCCTCTTGCGCTCGTGGCACGAGCCCCGCCGCTGGTGCACGCCCGAGGATCCGACCTGGCAGCCCTTCGACAACGTGCCGCGCGCCGAGCCGCTGCACCGGGGCGCCCCCACCGACTACGGCACGCGCCGGGCCGCGTTCATCGAGCAGCTCAACAAGTGCGACGCCGTGCACGCGGTCTCGAGCTTCGTGGCCGGCAAGTTCGTCGCCCACGGCGTGCAGCCCGAGCGTGTCAAGACGATCACCATCGGCACCATCGCCAACCACCTGCGCGAGCACAACGCCGAGCTGGCCTTCGACCCACCGCCGCGCGAAAGGGTCGACGCTCGCCCGCTCCGCCTGGTGTTCGTGGGCGTCAACCACTGGTACAAGGGCCTGTCGATGCTGGCCGACAGCCTGGAGATGATGACCCCCGATGCCTTGTCGCGCGTCGCGCTGTCGGTGTTCGCCGCGGGCGGCAAGACCATCGAGTACCGCTTCCGCCGTCTCGAGCCGCGCCTGGCCAGCCTCCGCTACGGCTACGAGTATGGCCCGCAGGACCTGCCCTGGATGTGCGGCGGCATGGACGTGGGCGTCGTGCCCAGCGTCTGGTGGGACAACGGGCCCCAGACCGTGCTGGAGATGCAGGCCAGCGGGCTGCCGGTCATCGGGGCCGAGGCCGGGGGCATCCCCGACTTCGTCCGGCACGAATCCAACGGCCTGCTCTTCACCGCCAACGACCGCTTCGCCCTGGCCGCCACGATCGCCCGCTGCGTCAACGAGCCGGCGCTGGTCGCCCGCCTGCGCTCCAACGTCCGCCCGCCCAAGACCATGGCCCAGCACGCCCAGGAGATGGAGCCGCTCTACGTGGAGCAATCCGCCGCGGGGGGCGTATCGTGA